The Austwickia sp. genome includes a region encoding these proteins:
- a CDS encoding FMN-binding negative transcriptional regulator produces MYVPGHFALATPDCLAILRQLGAADLVTVHEDGPDATYLPLAYVGSEERLPGGGQPGPLGSLVGHVARNNPQATRTPIALALVIAHAGDHYVSPMDLPSRAEHGKIVPTWDYVTVHAYGELVRHDDPEWILASMRDLTQRHEEQWAGNEAPTWSVDDPPAEFVERMVRAVIGLELRVTRVVGKAKMSQNKAPTDVEGQIAALEARGMAELAAFKREISLPAALRRRELLADVGRRHRERQG; encoded by the coding sequence ATGTACGTCCCCGGACACTTCGCCCTCGCCACGCCCGACTGCCTCGCCATCCTGCGTCAGCTGGGGGCGGCGGACCTGGTCACCGTGCACGAGGACGGCCCGGACGCGACGTACCTGCCGTTGGCGTACGTCGGGAGCGAGGAGAGGCTGCCCGGCGGCGGGCAGCCCGGCCCCCTCGGGTCGCTCGTCGGACATGTCGCCCGCAACAACCCGCAGGCCACCCGCACCCCCATCGCGCTGGCGCTGGTGATCGCGCACGCGGGGGATCACTACGTCTCGCCGATGGATCTGCCGAGCCGCGCCGAGCACGGCAAGATCGTGCCGACCTGGGACTACGTCACCGTGCACGCGTACGGCGAGCTGGTCCGCCACGACGATCCCGAGTGGATCCTGGCCAGCATGCGCGACCTCACCCAGCGGCACGAGGAGCAGTGGGCGGGCAACGAGGCGCCGACGTGGTCGGTCGACGACCCGCCGGCGGAGTTCGTGGAGCGCATGGTGCGCGCCGTGATCGGGCTGGAGCTGCGCGTCACGCGGGTCGTCGGCAAGGCCAAGATGAGCCAGAACAAGGCCCCGACCGACGTCGAGGGCCAGATCGCGGCGCTGGAGGCACGGGGCATGGCCGAGCTCGCCGCGTTCAAACGGGAGATCTCGCTGCCGGCGGCGCTCCGCCGCCGCGAACTCCTCGCCGACGTCGGCCGCCGCCACCGCGAACGCCAGGGCTGA
- a CDS encoding ACT domain-containing protein, with product MATLVLTVIGDDQTGLVNALAKVVSDGGGNWEGSHLAELAGKFAGIVVVTVADERAEELTAALRPLAGMLEIAVHAGQEGRAGGGPVRTGTSGAAGASEEGGSTVSLELIGNDRPGIVREISGVFAQHGLSIAELATATREAPMAGGRLFEARLRAPLPAGADLDAVRADLERLADEILVDIAVATD from the coding sequence ATGGCGACCCTCGTGCTCACGGTCATCGGCGACGACCAGACCGGCCTCGTCAACGCCCTCGCCAAGGTCGTCTCGGACGGGGGCGGCAACTGGGAGGGCAGCCACCTCGCGGAGCTGGCGGGCAAGTTCGCCGGGATCGTCGTGGTCACCGTGGCCGACGAGCGCGCCGAGGAGCTCACGGCCGCCCTGCGGCCGCTCGCGGGGATGCTCGAGATCGCCGTGCACGCCGGCCAGGAGGGTCGGGCCGGCGGCGGCCCGGTTCGCACCGGTACGTCGGGGGCCGCCGGTGCGTCGGAGGAGGGCGGGTCCACGGTGTCCTTGGAGCTGATCGGCAACGATCGGCCGGGCATCGTGCGCGAGATCTCGGGGGTGTTCGCGCAGCACGGCCTGAGCATCGCCGAGCTGGCGACGGCCACCCGGGAGGCGCCGATGGCCGGGGGCCGGCTGTTCGAGGCCCGGCTGCGCGCGCCCCTGCCGGCCGGCGCGGACCTGGACGCGGTGCGCGCCGACCTGGAGCGGCTGGCCGACGAGATCCTCGTCGACATCGCGGTGGCCACGGACTGA
- a CDS encoding TIGR03560 family F420-dependent LLM class oxidoreductase: protein MRFGLFIPQGWRMDLVGIDPLQHWGVMAGLARRADSSDDWTSVWVYDHFHTVPVPSEEATHEAWSLMSALAAVTGRVRLGQMCTCMAYRPPAYLAKVAATVDVISEGRLEMGIGAGWYEHEWRAYGYGFPGIADRLGALREGVEIFRQAWTTGSATLDGRYYQVDGALVHPRPLQGTSVAGSPRNGIPMWIAGGGEKKTLRLAAEYADYTNFDGTPEAFGHKSEILAEHCRVVGRDYDEIVRSANYNVVIGRDEAEVRARLDWYREHLLSAGVPEAKALESTDSLMRQPLVGTVEQIIETLHGLRAQGMTYAICYFAEAAYDVSGLELFERAVIPELHGAGTHPGAAHERGQHDGGIGHHGRHHLFGGR, encoded by the coding sequence ATGCGGTTCGGACTGTTCATTCCGCAGGGTTGGCGGATGGATCTGGTGGGCATCGACCCGCTCCAGCACTGGGGCGTGATGGCCGGCCTGGCCCGGCGCGCCGACTCCAGCGACGACTGGACCAGCGTGTGGGTCTACGACCACTTCCACACCGTGCCGGTGCCGAGCGAGGAGGCCACCCACGAGGCGTGGTCGCTGATGAGCGCGCTGGCCGCGGTCACCGGGCGGGTGCGGCTGGGGCAGATGTGCACGTGCATGGCGTACCGGCCCCCGGCGTACCTTGCGAAGGTCGCCGCCACCGTCGACGTCATCTCCGAGGGACGGCTGGAGATGGGCATCGGGGCGGGCTGGTACGAGCACGAGTGGCGCGCTTACGGCTACGGCTTCCCGGGGATCGCCGATCGGCTCGGGGCGCTGCGTGAGGGGGTCGAGATCTTCCGGCAGGCCTGGACCACGGGCTCGGCGACCCTCGACGGCAGGTACTACCAGGTCGACGGCGCGCTGGTGCACCCGCGGCCGCTGCAGGGCACGTCCGTGGCCGGCTCGCCGCGCAACGGGATCCCGATGTGGATCGCGGGTGGCGGGGAGAAGAAGACGCTGCGGCTGGCGGCGGAGTACGCCGACTACACCAACTTCGACGGCACCCCCGAGGCGTTCGGGCACAAGAGCGAGATCCTCGCCGAACACTGTCGGGTCGTGGGCCGCGACTACGACGAGATCGTGCGCAGCGCCAACTACAACGTCGTCATCGGGCGGGACGAGGCGGAGGTGCGGGCGCGGCTCGACTGGTACCGCGAGCACCTGCTGTCGGCCGGCGTCCCCGAGGCCAAGGCCCTGGAGAGCACCGACAGCCTGATGCGGCAACCGCTGGTCGGGACCGTGGAGCAGATCATCGAGACGCTGCACGGGCTGCGGGCGCAGGGCATGACGTACGCGATCTGTTACTTCGCCGAGGCCGCGTACGACGTCAGCGGCCTGGAGCTGTTCGAGCGGGCCGTGATCCCCGAGCTGCACGGCGCAGGGACCCATCCGGGCGCCGCCCACGAGCGCGGTCAGCACGACGGCGGGATCGGGCACCACGGCCGGCACCACCTGTTCGGCGGGCGGTGA
- a CDS encoding choline/carnitine O-acyltransferase — MKPLPVPPLEQTLEAYLRTVAVLQDEPERALTRAAVAEFRDGAGPACQAELERYAAQEHRAGTSWLWDAWLVGYHSTRGPLPLVSNVAFQIAMAAGSPGVRRAARIVRAFAAAYLRELRGEAPAETSLRGDPLDRQQWLPVRGGIRDPRPGADAFLAGSADPASREVVVLCGGRAYAVPVSDAAGHPVPVAAVENALAGIRAGDAEPAPEARVPFGAPGYLDAEGAARLLEDLTRRPGNAATYARLAAALFVVTLVPDAAAVAAHLETATYAVGRAWPFKPLTLQVGLADEFTGIHLEHSMLDGATVGALIARAQVELAGDEAEDRGAGTGPVEGVDSPEALAWELTPAEEAGLVQALTTYDEQARRLRFRIVPTTLGPVPAVPFRLSHDAGCQLVLAYAQLRAYGRLRSTYESVDMREFQGGRTECLRPNTPAMADCARAMVAGTATPEHLAAALAAHRDQVKRCKAGQGIDRHLLGLDLMARRLGLENPLVADPGYRLLTTDFLSTTSLGDQATIIRAAFHPTSAGGIGVYYVPLPTADGQVYEFCLNWDERDRPDIDAFEAALREGTTALADLLQRAAQQGSS; from the coding sequence ATGAAGCCGCTGCCCGTTCCACCCCTCGAGCAGACCCTGGAGGCCTACCTACGCACGGTCGCCGTCCTTCAGGACGAGCCCGAGCGGGCGCTCACCCGCGCGGCGGTGGCCGAGTTCCGCGATGGCGCCGGACCCGCGTGCCAGGCCGAGCTGGAGCGGTACGCCGCGCAGGAGCACCGGGCGGGCACGAGCTGGCTGTGGGACGCCTGGCTGGTCGGGTACCACTCCACCCGCGGCCCGCTGCCGCTGGTCAGCAACGTCGCCTTCCAGATCGCGATGGCCGCGGGCTCGCCGGGGGTGCGCCGGGCGGCCCGGATCGTGCGCGCGTTCGCCGCGGCGTACCTGCGGGAGCTGCGCGGCGAGGCGCCCGCCGAGACGAGCCTGCGCGGGGATCCGCTGGATCGCCAGCAGTGGTTGCCGGTGCGCGGCGGCATCCGGGATCCCCGGCCGGGCGCGGACGCCTTCCTGGCCGGGTCCGCGGATCCGGCCAGCCGCGAGGTCGTCGTTCTGTGTGGAGGAAGGGCCTACGCGGTTCCGGTGAGCGACGCCGCCGGGCACCCGGTCCCGGTCGCCGCCGTGGAGAACGCCCTGGCCGGGATCCGCGCGGGCGACGCCGAGCCCGCGCCGGAAGCCCGCGTGCCCTTCGGGGCGCCCGGCTACCTGGACGCGGAGGGCGCGGCCCGGCTCCTGGAAGACCTGACCCGCCGGCCGGGCAACGCCGCGACCTACGCGCGGCTGGCCGCGGCGCTCTTCGTCGTCACCCTCGTCCCCGACGCCGCGGCGGTGGCCGCGCACCTGGAGACCGCGACGTACGCCGTGGGCCGGGCCTGGCCGTTCAAGCCCCTCACCCTGCAGGTCGGCCTGGCCGACGAGTTCACCGGCATCCACCTCGAACACAGCATGCTGGACGGGGCCACCGTGGGCGCGCTCATCGCGCGTGCGCAGGTCGAGCTGGCGGGCGACGAGGCCGAAGACCGGGGCGCCGGCACCGGTCCCGTCGAGGGCGTCGACAGCCCGGAAGCGCTCGCGTGGGAGCTGACGCCGGCGGAGGAAGCGGGCCTGGTGCAGGCGCTCACGACGTACGACGAGCAGGCCCGCCGCCTGCGATTCCGCATCGTCCCCACGACCCTCGGCCCGGTGCCCGCGGTGCCGTTCCGGCTCAGCCACGACGCGGGCTGCCAGCTGGTGCTGGCGTACGCGCAGCTGCGCGCCTACGGGCGGCTGCGCAGCACGTACGAGTCCGTGGACATGCGCGAATTCCAGGGGGGCCGCACCGAGTGCCTGCGGCCGAACACCCCGGCGATGGCCGACTGCGCGCGGGCGATGGTGGCGGGTACGGCGACGCCCGAGCACCTGGCCGCCGCCCTCGCGGCCCACCGGGACCAGGTCAAACGCTGCAAGGCCGGGCAGGGCATCGACCGGCACCTGCTGGGGCTGGACCTGATGGCGCGACGGCTCGGCCTGGAGAACCCGCTGGTGGCGGACCCCGGCTATCGGCTGCTCACCACGGACTTCTTGTCGACGACGTCGCTCGGCGACCAGGCGACGATCATCCGCGCCGCGTTCCACCCGACCAGCGCCGGCGGGATCGGGGTCTACTACGTG